Proteins encoded within one genomic window of Pseudomonas cannabina:
- a CDS encoding IS5 family transposase: MQKTFSELEYTGKKKQTRRDRFLADLEQLVPWALLEAQVAPFYSNTAGKRGRPAIGVSRMLRMYVVQQCFGFSDEGCEDAVYDSQAIRGFMGIDLGRESAPDATTLLRFRRLLEVHQLTRLLFETINQHLASRGLLLKEGTIVDATLIAAPPSVKNREGKRDPEMHQARKGNQWHFGMKAHIGVDATSGLVHSVVGTAANVADVTQVGQLLHGDETYVSGDAGYTGAAKRPEHAERDVIWSIAERPSSYKQHGEGSVLYRVKRKIEYAKAQLRAKVEHPFQVIKVRFNHRKVRYRGLEKNTAQLFSLFGLANLMLAKRYLQQTAG, encoded by the coding sequence GTGCAGAAGACCTTCTCCGAACTCGAATATACCGGCAAGAAAAAGCAGACTCGCCGAGATCGCTTCCTGGCTGACCTTGAACAGTTGGTGCCCTGGGCCCTGCTGGAGGCGCAAGTGGCGCCGTTTTATAGCAACACCGCAGGCAAGCGCGGACGCCCTGCGATAGGGGTGTCGCGCATGTTGCGCATGTACGTCGTGCAGCAGTGTTTCGGTTTCTCCGATGAAGGTTGCGAAGATGCCGTCTACGACAGCCAGGCCATCCGCGGTTTTATGGGTATCGACCTGGGTCGCGAGTCTGCACCGGATGCCACCACCTTGCTGCGTTTTCGCCGCTTGCTGGAAGTCCATCAGCTAACCCGGCTGCTGTTTGAAACGATTAACCAGCATCTGGCCAGCCGGGGGCTGCTGCTCAAGGAAGGCACTATCGTCGACGCTACTCTGATCGCCGCGCCGCCCTCGGTCAAGAACCGAGAAGGCAAGCGTGATCCTGAGATGCATCAGGCCAGGAAAGGCAATCAATGGCACTTTGGGATGAAGGCCCACATTGGTGTAGACGCCACGTCGGGGCTGGTGCACAGCGTAGTAGGGACGGCCGCTAACGTGGCGGATGTCACCCAGGTTGGCCAGTTGCTTCACGGTGACGAAACCTATGTTTCGGGTGACGCTGGATACACCGGTGCGGCCAAGCGACCGGAGCATGCTGAACGGGACGTTATCTGGTCGATTGCAGAACGGCCAAGCAGTTACAAGCAGCACGGCGAAGGCAGCGTGCTGTATCGGGTCAAGCGCAAAATTGAATATGCCAAGGCGCAACTGCGTGCCAAGGTCGAGCACCCCTTCCAGGTAATCAAGGTGCGCTTCAATCATCGCAAGGTTCGCTACCGTGGGCTGGAAAAGAATACAGCGCAGTTGTTCAGTTTGTTTGGGTTGGCCAATCTGATGCTGGCCAAGCGGTATTTACAACAGACGGCAGGATAA
- a CDS encoding IS5-like element ISPsy19 family transposase yields MPKTGRPRSIAAEHYPVLVKLAHAQPYSSQAELALVFFAETGITAHPDTFAKALKMAGITRVKQRAKGSFQSPEPNKAYGYNETHRRQLPEQLYPSCLTDTEWALVADLFESQGGRGVPPLHSRRTLLEACCYVVRTGCSWRMLPRDFPHWDNVYKTFRRWSAQGKFEQMHDRLRAQWREREERADSPSAAILDSQSTRSSPQGGDSGYDAGKKVKGRKRSLIVDTLGLLLAVSISAASVQDRDAADDAVAYSKEKYPSLSTLFVDSAYAGKWAQRTHQLHAIDVQVIRGPNNRRTGQWHSEQGDLFSVEPVQTGFVVMPKRWVVERTHAWNERARRLIMHHDRLFAVSEAWVWLAEARILARRLTT; encoded by the coding sequence ATGCCTAAAACCGGACGTCCTCGCTCGATTGCCGCCGAGCACTATCCCGTGCTGGTGAAACTCGCTCATGCACAGCCCTATTCCAGCCAGGCCGAATTGGCGCTCGTATTCTTCGCCGAAACCGGTATCACTGCGCATCCCGACACCTTTGCAAAAGCGTTGAAAATGGCAGGGATTACGCGTGTAAAGCAGCGGGCCAAGGGAAGTTTTCAGTCACCTGAACCTAATAAAGCCTATGGCTACAATGAAACCCACCGCCGCCAACTGCCGGAGCAGCTATATCCGAGTTGCTTGACAGATACCGAGTGGGCACTGGTCGCCGACCTGTTTGAAAGCCAGGGCGGACGAGGAGTGCCACCGCTTCACTCTCGGCGCACGTTGCTGGAAGCCTGTTGCTATGTCGTACGCACGGGGTGCTCATGGCGAATGCTACCCCGCGATTTTCCTCATTGGGACAATGTCTACAAAACGTTCCGCCGGTGGAGCGCTCAAGGCAAGTTCGAGCAAATGCATGATCGCTTGCGAGCTCAATGGCGTGAGCGGGAAGAACGCGCTGACAGCCCGTCAGCAGCGATCCTGGATTCACAGTCGACCCGCAGTTCTCCTCAAGGCGGTGACAGCGGCTACGACGCAGGCAAAAAAGTGAAGGGGCGTAAACGAAGTCTGATTGTCGATACATTGGGCCTGCTGCTGGCTGTCAGTATCAGTGCTGCAAGCGTGCAGGATCGTGACGCGGCGGATGATGCGGTGGCGTACTCGAAGGAAAAATATCCGTCACTGAGCACGCTTTTTGTTGATAGTGCGTACGCAGGAAAATGGGCACAGCGCACCCATCAACTGCACGCTATCGATGTTCAAGTGATCCGTGGCCCGAATAACAGAAGAACAGGGCAATGGCACTCTGAACAAGGCGATCTATTTTCCGTGGAGCCTGTTCAGACTGGATTTGTGGTCATGCCCAAGCGATGGGTAGTGGAGCGAACTCATGCCTGGAATGAGAGAGCTCGGCGACTGATCATGCATCATGATCGCCTTTTTGCGGTAAGCGAGGCATGGGTTTGGTTGGCCGAGGCTCGAATACTCGCGCGCCGACTCACTACATGA
- a CDS encoding IS630 family transposase, with protein sequence MSALDITLSLEETIELKRRVRSATIPQREGRRARIILLAAEGETRDNIARLTGFSCPTITLWCQRFQARRLDGLVDEPGRGRKSSLPAETVRRVLEQVTRPRIGEPRWSCRSMAKAAGISSTTVHKLWAANDLKPHLTRTFKLSNDPQFEEKFWDVIGLYLAPPDKALVLCCDEKSQVQALERTQPGLPLGIGHIQTKSHDYTRHGTVTLFAALDYLQGKLISSIERQHRHQEWLAFLKKINKETPKHLQLHLIVDNYATHKHAAVKAWLAKHPRFHIHFTPTSSSWMNMVERFFRDITVYLRDGSFASVRELESSITAFMALRNAQPTRYVWNAKGEEILNKIQRAREALETAGNK encoded by the coding sequence GTGAGCGCTCTGGACATCACGCTTAGCCTTGAAGAAACGATCGAACTCAAACGACGCGTTCGCTCTGCCACCATACCTCAGCGAGAGGGTCGTCGAGCACGCATAATCCTGCTGGCTGCCGAAGGTGAAACCCGAGACAACATTGCACGTTTGACGGGCTTTTCCTGCCCAACGATCACGCTCTGGTGCCAGCGTTTCCAGGCTCGTCGACTGGACGGACTGGTCGACGAACCTGGGCGTGGACGCAAGTCATCTTTGCCTGCCGAGACAGTTCGCCGTGTCCTGGAACAGGTCACCCGTCCTCGCATCGGAGAACCACGCTGGAGCTGTCGGAGCATGGCAAAGGCGGCGGGTATTTCCTCGACCACCGTCCATAAGCTGTGGGCTGCCAATGATTTAAAGCCCCACCTGACGCGCACATTCAAGTTGTCCAACGATCCGCAGTTTGAGGAGAAATTCTGGGATGTGATCGGGCTTTATCTGGCCCCACCGGATAAGGCTTTAGTGTTGTGCTGTGATGAGAAAAGCCAGGTTCAGGCGTTGGAGCGAACACAGCCGGGTTTGCCTTTGGGCATCGGTCATATCCAGACTAAATCCCATGATTACACCCGTCATGGCACGGTCACGTTATTCGCCGCACTGGATTACCTCCAAGGAAAATTGATCAGCAGCATCGAGCGTCAGCACCGGCATCAAGAGTGGTTGGCCTTTCTCAAGAAGATCAATAAAGAAACGCCCAAACACCTCCAGCTTCATCTGATCGTCGATAACTACGCGACCCACAAGCATGCCGCAGTGAAGGCCTGGCTGGCGAAGCATCCGCGTTTTCATATTCATTTCACGCCGACCTCCAGCTCTTGGATGAACATGGTTGAACGCTTCTTTCGAGACATCACGGTGTATCTTCGCGACGGCAGTTTTGCCTCGGTTCGCGAGCTGGAGAGCTCCATTACAGCGTTCATGGCGTTACGTAATGCTCAGCCGACCCGATACGTTTGGAACGCAAAGGGAGAGGAGATTCTGAACAAAATTCAACGGGCGCGTGAAGCACTTGAAACCGCAGGCAATAAGTAA
- a CDS encoding GNAT family N-acetyltransferase: MTTTFFSRWGSWRAYEAIMTLMSQRRMFVAVAGQAVVGTASLDGRAVRSVFVDPEWHRQGIGRLLMAEIERVARENGVVCLVVPSSLTAQAFYAALGFEVVREQREGEERTLIMERRLSV, translated from the coding sequence TTGACCACTACATTTTTTTCTAGGTGGGGTTCGTGGCGCGCATACGAAGCAATCATGACGCTGATGTCGCAACGTCGAATGTTTGTCGCGGTAGCGGGGCAGGCCGTGGTTGGAACTGCCAGCCTCGACGGGCGGGCTGTGCGTTCGGTGTTTGTTGATCCCGAGTGGCATCGACAGGGGATCGGGCGATTGTTGATGGCTGAGATCGAGCGGGTGGCTCGGGAGAATGGCGTGGTGTGTCTGGTGGTGCCGTCTTCGCTGACGGCGCAGGCGTTCTATGCCGCGCTGGGCTTTGAAGTCGTGCGCGAGCAGCGGGAGGGCGAGGAGCGCACTTTGATCATGGAGCGGCGGTTAAGCGTTTGA
- a CDS encoding GAF domain-containing protein, whose translation MNSNLTSAELAVISEIEATTSLLRLVTRLTKLRFAAIAKVTDSSWTACAVYDEINFGLEAGHELKLETTLCNELRQHRQPIIINELATDSVYAEHPVPKLYGFQSYFSLPIIFPNGDFFGTLCGLDTLPAQLDDDDTLDTLKVFCTLIASTLYAHYQLQEIQETTA comes from the coding sequence TTGAACAGCAACCTGACTTCAGCAGAGCTGGCAGTCATCAGTGAAATCGAGGCCACCACCAGCCTTCTGCGTCTGGTGACCCGGCTGACCAAGCTGAGATTCGCAGCGATTGCGAAAGTAACCGACAGCAGCTGGACCGCCTGCGCAGTCTACGACGAAATCAATTTCGGACTCGAAGCGGGCCACGAGCTCAAGCTGGAAACCACGCTGTGCAATGAACTGCGTCAGCACAGGCAGCCGATTATCATCAACGAATTGGCGACCGACTCGGTTTACGCAGAACACCCCGTCCCGAAACTTTACGGCTTCCAGAGCTATTTTTCGCTGCCGATCATTTTCCCCAACGGCGACTTCTTCGGCACCCTGTGCGGCCTGGACACCCTGCCGGCACAGCTCGATGATGACGACACGCTCGATACCCTGAAAGTCTTCTGCACATTGATCGCCAGCACGCTGTATGCGCATTACCAGCTGCAGGAAATTCAAGAAACCACCGCCTGA
- a CDS encoding methyl-accepting chemotaxis protein codes for MNSLNTMSNTLRDTIQQISGASAQLSTAAVEMTSITESADRTLQQQNSEIEQAATAVNEMSAAVEEVARNATSTSAAAQQSSVSADLGNQRVSETLTAMQNLTSLVEGSSAQVTALAGQAQDISKVLSVIRGIAEQTNLLALNAAIEAARAGEQGRGFAVVADEVRALAHRTQTSTQDVEQMISAIQAGSSATVESMQKSTLEVHSTRKTAEDAGQSLRQITDSVLEINNRNLQIAAASEQQAHVARDVDRSLISIRNLAVQSSEGTRQTLEASNELSELAVNLNDLVLRFKT; via the coding sequence ATGAACTCGCTGAACACCATGTCGAACACCCTGCGCGATACTATTCAGCAAATCTCCGGCGCGTCCGCTCAACTGAGCACCGCCGCCGTCGAGATGACCTCGATCACCGAAAGCGCCGACCGCACCTTGCAGCAACAGAACAGCGAAATCGAACAGGCCGCTACCGCCGTCAACGAAATGAGTGCTGCCGTAGAAGAGGTCGCTCGTAATGCTACGTCCACTTCCGCCGCCGCTCAGCAGTCCAGCGTTTCTGCCGACCTGGGCAACCAGCGTGTCTCGGAAACCCTGACCGCCATGCAAAACCTGACCAGCCTGGTCGAAGGTTCATCCGCGCAGGTCACAGCCCTCGCCGGTCAGGCGCAGGACATCAGCAAAGTATTGAGCGTGATTCGCGGTATCGCGGAACAGACCAACCTGCTGGCACTCAACGCCGCCATCGAAGCAGCGCGTGCAGGCGAACAGGGTCGCGGGTTCGCCGTGGTGGCCGATGAAGTTCGGGCATTGGCGCATCGCACGCAGACTTCGACTCAGGATGTCGAACAGATGATTTCGGCTATTCAGGCCGGTTCGTCTGCCACTGTCGAATCCATGCAGAAGAGCACACTGGAAGTTCACAGTACGCGTAAAACCGCTGAAGATGCCGGGCAGTCGCTGCGCCAGATCACCGATTCGGTACTGGAAATCAATAACCGCAACCTGCAAATCGCCGCTGCGTCGGAACAACAGGCGCATGTGGCGCGCGACGTGGACAGAAGCCTGATCAGCATCCGTAACCTCGCCGTGCAAAGCAGCGAGGGCACCCGCCAGACGCTGGAAGCCAGCAACGAGCTGTCGGAACTGGCTGTGAATCTGAACGATTTAGTGTTGCGATTCAAAACTTGA
- a CDS encoding proline iminopeptidase-family hydrolase: MAYMTIEEGYASFREYRTWYRITGDLHTGSTPLVILHGGPGCTHDYVDSFKDIASTGRAVIHYDQLGNGRSTHLPHKGKEFWTVDLFLQELDNLLAHLNIADDYALLGQSWGGMLASEHAVRRPKGLKALIIANSPADMHTWVSEANRLRKALPEAVQMTLSRHEQAGTLDHADYLEASALFYERHVCRVKPWPEEVKRTFEQIDKDPTVYHCMNGPTEFHVIGTLKDWSIVDRLHLVNVPALLISGRHDEATPLVLKPYVENIPGIIHEIFEESSHMPHVEERIACMGCVANFLDSVVDANRPFADETRMDKVS, from the coding sequence ATGGCATATATGACGATAGAGGAAGGCTACGCGTCCTTTCGCGAATATAGAACGTGGTATCGCATTACCGGTGATCTGCATACCGGCAGCACGCCGCTGGTCATTTTGCACGGCGGCCCTGGCTGCACTCATGATTACGTCGACTCGTTCAAAGACATTGCCAGCACCGGCCGAGCGGTCATCCACTACGACCAGTTAGGCAACGGTCGCTCTACCCACCTCCCCCATAAAGGTAAAGAGTTCTGGACAGTCGATCTGTTTCTGCAAGAACTGGATAACCTGCTGGCGCACTTGAACATCGCTGACGACTACGCGCTGCTTGGCCAGTCCTGGGGCGGCATGCTGGCGTCCGAGCACGCTGTGCGTCGGCCGAAAGGTCTGAAAGCGCTGATCATCGCCAACTCTCCTGCGGACATGCACACCTGGGTCAGCGAGGCCAATCGACTGCGCAAAGCGCTCCCCGAAGCCGTGCAAATGACGTTATCGCGCCATGAGCAAGCCGGCACGCTGGACCATGCGGATTATCTCGAAGCCTCTGCGCTGTTTTACGAGCGCCATGTGTGCCGTGTGAAGCCGTGGCCAGAGGAGGTGAAACGCACCTTCGAGCAGATCGATAAAGACCCGACTGTGTACCATTGCATGAACGGGCCTACCGAATTTCATGTCATCGGCACCCTGAAAGACTGGTCCATCGTGGATCGCCTGCATCTTGTGAATGTGCCCGCCTTGCTGATTTCCGGACGCCACGACGAAGCAACACCGCTGGTATTGAAGCCTTACGTCGAAAACATTCCCGGCATCATTCATGAGATTTTCGAAGAGTCCAGCCACATGCCGCATGTTGAAGAACGAATAGCCTGCATGGGTTGTGTCGCGAACTTTCTGGACAGCGTGGTCGACGCCAACAGACCGTTCGCCGATGAGACGCGAATGGACAAGGTCTCTTAG
- a CDS encoding LuxR family transcriptional regulator, producing MHIRLSDFNSRLQSAATLDQQMDCALLLASHMGFDAVIYDYSPVPVSHDGALITPSLLSLRNTPADWHSLWCSQGYYQIDPVQHLAVASVSPFVWSYQPKAETVLQTFITDLHKPVVRYLHDSHMTCGVTAPIHMPKGGFATLTGLRSDNSDIALEDARQSLAEFGLLAHAFQEVAYPLFDEKMRSCTAIKLTRRERECLSWSAEGLTAREIADQLNRSVATVTLHLNSAMQKLGAKNRVQAVVRAVHYRLLDS from the coding sequence ATGCATATCAGGTTGTCGGATTTCAATTCGCGGCTGCAATCTGCAGCCACCCTGGATCAGCAAATGGACTGCGCCTTGCTGCTGGCATCGCACATGGGCTTCGATGCAGTGATTTACGATTACAGCCCGGTGCCGGTGTCCCACGATGGAGCACTGATCACCCCGTCTTTACTCTCATTGCGCAATACCCCGGCAGACTGGCACTCGCTCTGGTGCAGTCAGGGTTATTACCAGATCGATCCGGTGCAGCACCTGGCGGTGGCGAGCGTTTCGCCGTTCGTGTGGTCGTATCAGCCCAAGGCCGAGACCGTGTTGCAAACCTTCATCACTGACCTGCACAAACCGGTCGTGCGCTATTTGCATGACTCACATATGACGTGTGGCGTGACGGCACCTATTCATATGCCCAAAGGTGGCTTCGCGACATTGACAGGCTTACGCTCGGACAACAGCGATATCGCACTGGAGGACGCCCGGCAGAGCCTGGCCGAATTCGGGCTGCTGGCGCATGCCTTTCAGGAAGTCGCCTACCCGCTGTTCGACGAGAAGATGCGTTCTTGCACAGCGATCAAGCTCACCCGTCGCGAGCGCGAATGCCTGAGCTGGTCGGCAGAAGGGCTGACCGCGAGAGAAATCGCCGATCAGCTCAACCGGTCGGTTGCCACGGTGACGTTGCACTTGAATTCAGCCATGCAGAAACTCGGTGCCAAAAACCGCGTACAAGCCGTGGTTCGAGCCGTTCACTACCGTTTACTCGACAGTTGA
- a CDS encoding ABC transporter permease, with amino-acid sequence MNLGRYRFILQRPLQLLPVLFGISLVTFILVRSIPGDPARILLGARSTPDALANIRVQYGLDQPMWAQYLYCMKNLLQGDMGKSLLYKIDVLRLIGTRIEPTLFLVLGSVLLALLIAVPLATIAARHKGSWADNLIRLFTTTGLGMPAFWLGIMLILLFSVRLGWFPVSGYGSNWLDKAHHMVLPCLTVALALSAVLIRNLRASMLMELQADHVTAARARGVSEGALFRRHVLPNSLVPSINLLAVNIGWLISGTVVIESLFAIPGIGQLLVRGIFSRDYMVVQGVAMVLACATVIVNFLADVATVAIDPRVNIK; translated from the coding sequence ATGAATCTGGGTCGCTATCGCTTCATTCTTCAACGCCCGCTGCAACTTTTGCCGGTGCTGTTCGGCATCAGCCTGGTGACGTTCATTCTGGTGCGCTCGATCCCCGGAGACCCGGCGCGCATTCTGCTGGGCGCGCGTTCCACGCCGGACGCGCTGGCCAACATCCGTGTTCAATATGGCCTGGATCAACCGATGTGGGCGCAATACCTGTATTGTATGAAAAACCTGCTGCAGGGCGATATGGGCAAGTCGCTGCTGTACAAGATCGATGTGCTGAGGCTGATTGGCACGCGGATTGAGCCCACCCTGTTTCTGGTGCTTGGCAGCGTGCTGCTGGCGTTGCTGATTGCCGTGCCGCTGGCCACGATCGCTGCGCGTCACAAGGGCAGCTGGGCGGACAACCTGATCCGCCTGTTCACCACCACCGGGCTCGGCATGCCGGCGTTCTGGCTGGGCATCATGCTGATCCTGCTGTTCAGCGTGCGGCTTGGCTGGTTTCCCGTGTCCGGTTATGGCAGCAACTGGCTGGACAAGGCCCATCACATGGTGCTGCCGTGCCTGACTGTCGCGCTGGCGCTGTCCGCAGTGCTGATTCGCAACCTGCGCGCCAGCATGCTCATGGAACTGCAAGCCGACCACGTCACGGCGGCAAGGGCCCGCGGCGTCAGCGAAGGCGCGCTGTTTCGGCGGCACGTGCTGCCCAACTCGCTGGTGCCTTCGATCAACCTGCTGGCGGTGAACATCGGCTGGCTGATCAGTGGCACTGTGGTTATCGAAAGCCTGTTCGCCATCCCCGGCATCGGCCAACTGCTGGTGCGCGGGATTTTCAGCCGCGATTACATGGTGGTGCAGGGCGTTGCCATGGTGCTGGCCTGTGCCACGGTGATAGTGAATTTCCTGGCTGACGTGGCCACCGTGGCCATCGACCCACGGGTGAATATCAAATGA
- a CDS encoding ABC transporter permease, whose protein sequence is MSVAQAHLHPPLRSRLRLRLRNGRLAMLLGASLLGLWLLLAVFAPWLAPYDPIYQNTELRLMAPHLAHPFGTDNYGRDILSRVIWAARVDLQICVLGVVFPFMIGTFVGALSGYIGGRFDNLCMRVIDIVLAFPFLVLMLAIIAILGPGLSSFYIAMALVGWVSYARLIRSQILVLKESDFALAAKSLGFGHLRILFRHLLPNAMFGSIVFSMSDAVLVLLSGASVSYLGLGVQPPLAEWGTMVAEGQAFLTSAWWICTFPGLAIVTLAMGFSLLADGVAETLGERR, encoded by the coding sequence ATGAGCGTCGCCCAGGCTCATCTTCATCCACCGCTGCGCTCGCGACTGCGGCTGCGCTTGCGCAATGGTCGGCTGGCGATGTTATTGGGTGCTTCGCTGCTCGGTCTGTGGCTGTTGCTGGCGGTCTTCGCGCCGTGGTTGGCGCCTTACGATCCGATCTACCAGAACACCGAACTGCGCCTCATGGCGCCGCACCTCGCGCATCCGTTCGGCACCGACAATTATGGCCGCGATATTCTTTCCCGCGTGATCTGGGCGGCGCGCGTCGACTTGCAGATCTGCGTGCTGGGCGTGGTGTTCCCATTCATGATCGGGACGTTCGTAGGCGCGCTGTCCGGTTACATTGGTGGTCGATTTGATAACCTGTGCATGCGGGTGATCGATATCGTTCTGGCGTTCCCGTTTCTGGTCTTGATGCTGGCGATCATCGCGATTCTGGGGCCGGGGCTTAGCAGTTTCTACATCGCCATGGCGCTGGTGGGCTGGGTGTCTTATGCGCGGCTGATCCGCTCGCAGATTCTGGTGCTCAAGGAAAGCGACTTCGCACTGGCCGCCAAGAGCCTGGGCTTCGGCCATCTGCGGATTCTGTTCCGGCATTTGCTGCCCAACGCGATGTTCGGTTCGATTGTGTTTTCCATGTCCGACGCGGTGCTGGTGCTGCTCAGTGGCGCGTCGGTCAGCTATCTGGGCCTTGGTGTGCAACCGCCGCTGGCCGAGTGGGGCACCATGGTTGCCGAAGGCCAGGCATTCCTGACCTCGGCCTGGTGGATTTGCACCTTTCCGGGACTCGCCATCGTCACGCTGGCGATGGGCTTCAGCCTGTTGGCTGATGGCGTGGCCGAAACCCTGGGGGAGCGGCGATGA
- a CDS encoding ABC transporter ATP-binding protein — MSAPMLHVNELSVVANNRGREVTMVDRLSFDLHQGEILGLVGESGSGKTMACRALMQLMPSPDLHVRGGSVMLNDVDLLKLDAAGMRAMRGRRIGMIFQNPSSHLDPLMRIGEQIAEGFRLHQGSSKREARAQAIDLLRQVGVPDPASRVDNFPHEFSGGMRQRAMIAVALSCGPHVLIADEPTTALDVTVQAQILRLLLDLRDRHGLSLIMITHDLGVVAQTCDSIAVMYAGRLCEHGSKRDVLVRARHPYTHGLIECQPASSAGSGLLRTIPGQPPLLDALPDGCRFHARCDHAGPGCAETLPLMRPMDVGQAAACHYPLAERQGVVL, encoded by the coding sequence ATGAGTGCGCCGATGCTGCACGTCAACGAACTGAGCGTGGTGGCGAACAATCGTGGCCGCGAAGTGACCATGGTTGACCGGCTGTCATTCGATCTGCATCAGGGCGAGATTCTCGGGCTGGTCGGCGAAAGCGGCTCGGGCAAGACCATGGCCTGCCGTGCGCTGATGCAACTGATGCCGTCGCCGGACCTGCACGTGCGTGGCGGCTCGGTGATGCTCAACGACGTTGATTTGCTGAAACTCGACGCCGCCGGGATGCGGGCGATGCGCGGACGCCGGATCGGCATGATTTTCCAGAACCCCAGCAGCCATCTGGACCCGCTGATGCGCATCGGCGAGCAGATCGCCGAAGGCTTTCGTCTGCATCAGGGCTCATCGAAACGCGAAGCGCGGGCGCAGGCTATTGATTTGCTGCGTCAGGTCGGTGTCCCCGATCCTGCTTCGCGTGTGGATAACTTCCCCCATGAGTTTTCCGGAGGCATGCGCCAGCGCGCGATGATCGCCGTAGCGCTGAGTTGCGGGCCGCACGTGCTGATCGCCGACGAGCCGACCACCGCGCTGGATGTGACCGTGCAGGCACAGATCCTGCGCCTGCTGCTGGACCTGCGTGATCGTCACGGGCTGTCATTGATCATGATCACCCACGACCTGGGCGTGGTGGCGCAAACCTGCGACTCCATTGCGGTGATGTACGCCGGCCGGCTGTGCGAGCACGGCAGCAAGCGCGATGTGCTGGTGCGCGCCCGTCATCCCTACACGCACGGCCTGATCGAGTGCCAGCCGGCGAGCAGTGCCGGAAGCGGTCTATTGCGGACCATTCCCGGTCAGCCGCCGTTGCTCGATGCGTTGCCCGACGGCTGCCGGTTTCATGCCCGTTGTGATCATGCCGGGCCAGGCTGCGCCGAGACGTTGCCGCTAATGAGGCCAATGGACGTTGGTCAGGCGGCTGCCTGTCACTATCCGCTGGCGGAGCGGCAAGGAGTGGTTTTATGA
- a CDS encoding ABC transporter ATP-binding protein, producing the protein MSGPGLLHVNDLVVRFPAPGSGFLGLNKRWVHAVNGVSLSIAAGETLGLVGESGSGKSTLGRAILRLNDITSGQIVFDYVDVAQGSGINLQRLRSETAMVFQDPSSSLNPRMTVGATLAEVLKVQRKVAASAIPARVIELLDMVGLRPEFAERKPGALSGGQCQRVGIARALAIEPRLIIADECVAALDVSIQGQIINLLLELRQRMNLAILFIAHDLAIVSRLCDRVAVMYLGRIVEEGPVEEVFLTPRHPYTAALIQAIPDIDPDRPLPGEPLQGEPPSPLHLPDGRAFHPRCRFARPTCSSLAPPTRYVGEQRYDCVLDAPVI; encoded by the coding sequence ATGAGCGGCCCCGGCCTGCTGCACGTCAACGATCTGGTGGTGCGCTTCCCGGCGCCCGGTTCGGGCTTTCTGGGCCTGAATAAACGCTGGGTGCACGCGGTTAATGGCGTATCGCTGAGCATCGCTGCCGGTGAAACGCTGGGCCTGGTGGGCGAGTCCGGCAGTGGCAAGAGCACGCTGGGGCGCGCGATTTTGCGGCTGAACGACATCACTTCCGGGCAGATCGTGTTCGATTATGTCGACGTCGCTCAGGGCAGTGGCATCAACCTGCAACGTCTGCGCAGCGAAACGGCGATGGTCTTTCAGGACCCGTCGTCGTCGCTTAACCCGCGCATGACCGTCGGCGCCACCCTGGCCGAAGTGCTGAAAGTACAGCGCAAGGTCGCCGCGTCGGCGATTCCGGCCCGGGTGATCGAACTGCTGGACATGGTCGGCCTGCGCCCCGAGTTTGCTGAACGCAAGCCGGGCGCACTGAGCGGCGGGCAGTGTCAGCGGGTCGGTATTGCCCGCGCCCTGGCCATCGAGCCGCGGCTGATCATTGCCGACGAATGCGTGGCGGCGCTGGACGTGTCGATTCAGGGGCAGATCATCAACCTGCTGCTGGAACTGCGCCAGCGCATGAATCTGGCGATTCTGTTCATCGCCCATGACCTGGCCATCGTGAGCCGCCTGTGTGACCGGGTGGCGGTGATGTACCTGGGCCGAATCGTCGAGGAGGGCCCGGTCGAAGAGGTGTTTCTCACGCCGCGCCATCCCTACACGGCAGCGCTGATTCAAGCGATTCCCGACATTGACCCGGACCGTCCGCTGCCCGGCGAACCGTTGCAGGGCGAGCCACCAAGCCCGCTGCATTTGCCTGACGGCCGCGCCTTTCATCCACGCTGCCGTTTCGCCCGTCCGACCTGCTCCAGCCTCGCGCCGCCGACCCGTTACGTCGGCGAGCAGCGCTATGACTGTGTTCTGGATGCCCCGGTTATCTGA